A window of Penaeus monodon isolate SGIC_2016 chromosome 40, NSTDA_Pmon_1, whole genome shotgun sequence contains these coding sequences:
- the LOC119598170 gene encoding sortilin-related receptor-like isoform X2 → MAASRGGCRATPLFRLSCCLLLSLFLVEVCDGSRASPASSSSRLIRVRRKAEQEKPWEVAAGEGRGRAAADTSAADTRSRVSRAADTDGTQGSAHPSVAVYKLMNDSHHQLIINWAGEGSKVVVCMTRDSVQDESSTSNVYVSYDYGTTFQEKTSNFRKASQKPAIINKMYKNDKFTSVFVFTDVINKIIYATRDYCQNVTSHEVMFTPSEVSHHPLNAEVLLVYDIEDEERRLWISEDFGGEWRVIERYVKTYYWSEMTSPPTLYIVREEPTGGATVLSSQMLFREGLTPNTVISGVEDFEVKDEFLFAIKRVHLLGSHTIGATLQMWISYRGGPFLAAEFPNSLTHQHYYIADISEGQIMVCVAHDEILSNLYVSSVPRSANHQVNFSLSLERILYFNPSTNWVDTWLSEVASETFADLHPVEGIRGVFIASQLVSDFSKIPSRLRPEHLSSLITFNQGAQWKPLQPPQKDAYGNTINCKRESNCSLHVSQELSHLYPSTHDLPVLSKKSAPGLIIATGTIGASLKGHPALYLSSDAGINWFEVLKGNYLYTFGDHGGVIVAVQMYKAGGETNELNYSTDDGETWQTLQFFQEKLRIFALLTEPGENTTIFTLFGSRVEHEHQWIIIKVDMASVFRYSCKPEDYKTWSPSDGRSGRLCLLGRKEVYERRIGHSNCYNGKNYDRPISVENCPCNREDFECDYGYKDNMGTQICTVDSSFNFDPHAVPLSCKPGEFYNRTKGYRKIPGDTCEGGRDYMYLPTITACPVSKEQEFLLVSARQEILRYNLVDPGAGLRPLPIPNLKMVIALDFDMKNNCIYWSDINEDNLGIKRLCFDGHSDVEVLVDTDLQSVEGLSFDWISNNLYFVDGELKSVEVIRTNIHNYGRMRRSLLTDKDLDNPRGIAVHPIRGYLYITDWSETNPKVARTYLDGTNWKVLFDHTVVGWPNGITIDFQTERIFFADAKLDYIASADLDGQSMRKIISDSDKVIQPFAVGVYKSLLFWDDWQVHQVLQADKNFGWGISTVGNMSRSGLVDLKVFGHWSQQGSNACTNNTQCPYLCMGRPNNQFACLCPQGMKITRKGLIETCSCPDGSPILSDGTCKAEENTCPHNFFKCNSGRCIPKQWVCDSDNDCGDNSDEDGKECGHKSCEPPSWQCKNGQCIAQSWRCDFDNDCGDHSDEDGCQYAECPESTFKCANGRCIEPHWRCDMENDCRDGSDEVNCTSSAKPGCRGTDFTCASDGRCLPNSWRCDGDKDCGDGSDESNCMDYTCEKWQFQCKSQQCIFKTWVCDGESDCQDGSDETNCENVTTSTIEPFVPTVPSFPTSNQSCSALMFRCENLRCIPFWWKCDGLDDCGDGSDEEGCAMPHVNDTVIKPATPVPRPSTCPLDQFQCSSGECIWETWVCDKDNDCPDGEDEKNCHQFNTCSLQSEFKCRYSGGCISSGLRCDSKEDCADGSDEEGCQSLKPEVTQCPDGFFICDGGSCLELFKRCNGKQDCVDLSDEKNCSTDTQAYQVTDLTVKELTNVSVSVKWSVNLPGNIEYQPSIIVKAALGNHNAWQNKTWTENTTYTFSGLEPYTEYIVKVYIREKNTSKIFPPSKTKIIHTEQGIPSPPFNVEAEQIRYDLVITWMPPIHPNGPINMYHVYMFPPNPAREKQILGNVTTYTVPSSYLENGTIVWVTVTNGAYTSEASERKKVILQSTETQVAIAIDSMTPTSAIISWDAVPGVDGYMVSHNQPENKLLSGDVVENTTTNQMHVRGLAPGQTYIFNVTPFKDKILWPVSPIEVRTPGDALKEVTSLQAQVVKDIGTTVKLTWSEPPYKTRKIAWDYRVVWGKSPSELKNGKNVQLTNATSIMIDKLDACETYHIAVMLGGPMGIGPATVKQVQTLADPLSPPKNLKAQRTSHDNKTMVITWEPACQQLLEYKLQYLLTVRDVLFNKTSYYELPSKKTMIQTHTIESHWGGKYLITVQNSQPSARPTPPVVINGPMIPPPYELTYNPSDNSFFWKRSRNFPQEMTNQTSSYVLYVSKNMNMSDATAHPCSTPPVKVDSLSPGVIYYATVAYKDVDGYLSPQSHPIRLEKPIGDKIVLSQGSVVGVGISVFLVVVALIVVVGVLGVRHRRLARSFLTFANTHYDRSQGTTLITTDHNLDEDDDSPMIRGFSDDEPLVIA, encoded by the exons TATAAATTGATGAATGACAGTCATCACCAGTTGATCATAAACTGGGCTGGAGAGGGAAGTAAAGTAGTTGTGTGTATGACACGCGACTCAGTCCAGGATGAATCATCAACCTCGAATGTATACGTGTCCTACGACTATGGAACGACATTTCAGGAAAAGACGAGCAATTTCCGAAAAGCTTCACAAAAGCCAGCTATCATTAACAAGATGTACAAGAATGATAAATTCACCTCAGTG TTTGTGTTTACGGATGTCATCAACAAAATCATCTACGCGACCAGAGACTACTGCCAGAATGTGACATCTCACGAGGTTATGTTCACACCCTCGGAAGTAAGCCATCATCCGCTAAATGCAGAGGTTCTTCTTGTCTACGACATTGAAGATGAAGAGCGACGG TTGTGGATTAGTGAAGACTTTGGCGGAGAATGGAGGGTGATTGAACGGTACGTCAAGACATACTACTGGTCTGAGATGACATCACCACCTACCCTTTACATTGTGCGTGAGGAACCTACAGGAGGAGCTACAGTCTTGTCTTCACAGATGCTGTTTAG AGAGGGCCTCACACCCAACACAGTCATCAGTGGGGTGGAAGATTTCGAAGTTAAGGATGAGTTTCTCTTCGCCATCAAGAGAGTG CATCTCTTGGGATCCCATACCATTGGTGCAACGCTTCAGATGTGGATATCTTATCGTGGTGGACCCTTCTTAGCTGCCGAGTTCCCCAATAGCCTTACACACCAGCACTATTACATTGCAGACATCTCAGAAGGACAG ATAATGGTATGTGTGGCTCATGATGAGATTCTGTCAAACCTGTATGTCTCGTCGGTGCCAAGATCTGCCAACCACCAAGTCAACTTCTCGCTCTCTTTGGAACGGATCTTGTACTTCAACCCTTCGACCAACTGGGTTGATACATGGCTCAG TGAAGTGGCATCGGAAACATTTGCCGACTTGCATCCAGTAGAGGGCATACGTGGAGTGTTCATTGCCTCACAACTTGTGTCAGACTTTAGCAAAATCCCGAGCAGACTCCGTCCAGAACACCTGTCGTCTCTCATCACATTCAATCAGGGTGCTCAGTGGAAGCCTTTGCAACCTCCACAGAAGGATGCATATGGCAATACAATCAACTGCAAAAGG GAAAGTAACTGTTCCTTGCACGTAAGTCAGGAACTGAGTCACCTATACCCATCGACTCATGACTTGCCGGTACTCAGTAAGAAGAGCGCACCAGGTCTTATAATTGCTACAGGTACAATTGGAGCTTCACTGAAGGGCCACCCTGCACTTTACCTGTCATCAGATGCTGGTATTAATTGGTTTGAG GTTTTGAAAGGCAATTACCTCTATACATTTGGGGATCATGGAGGAGTCATTGTGGCTGTGCAGATGTACAAAGCTGGAGGTGAGACCAATGAGCTGAATTATTCGACTGATGATGGCGAGACGTGGCAGACCCTTCAGTTCTTCCAAGAG AAATTACGTATATTTGCTCTCCTGACTGAACCTGGGGAGAACACAACCATATTTACACTCTTTGGTTCAAGAGTAGAACATGAACACCAGTGGATCATTATCAAG GTGGATATGGCATCAGTGTTCAGGTACTCATGCAAGCCAGAAGACTACAAAACATGGTCGCCCTCGGATGGTCGAAGTGGAAGGCTTTGTCTCCTTGGAAGGAAGGAGGTATACGAGCGAAGAATCGGCCACTCAAATTGCTACAATGGCAAGAATTATGACAGGCCAATTTCAGTGGAGAACTGTCCTTGCAACCGAGAAGATTTTGAATGTGATTATGGCTACAAGGATAATATGGGAACGCAGATATGCACTGTGGACAGCAGCTTCAATTTTGATCCCCATGCGGTCCCTCTCAGCTGCAAGCCAGGAGAGTTCTATAACAGGACAAAAGGCTATCGTAAAATTCCTGGCGACACGTGTGAAGGTGGTCGAGACTACATGTACCTACCAACCATCACTGCCTGCCCTGTGTC gaAAGAGCAGGAATTTTTGTTAGTGTCAGCACGGCAGGAAATTCTGCGGTACAACTTGGTAGATCCTGGTGCTGGTCTTCGTCCCCTGCCGATACCAAATTTGAAGATGGTCATTGCCTTAGATTTTGACATGAAGAATAATTGCATTTATTGGTCAGATATCAATGAAGATAACTTGGGCATTAAG CGGTTGTGCTTCGATGGACACTCTGATGTGGAAGTCCTAGTTGACACGGATCTCCAGAGTGTGGAAGGACTTTCTTTCGATTGGATTTCAAATAACCTCTACTTTGTCGACGGAGAGCTCAAGTCTGTAGAGGTTATAAGGACCAACATCCACAACTACGGAAGGATGAGAAGGTCTCTGCTTACAGACAAAGACCTAGATAATCCAAGGGGCATTGCTGTTCATCCTATCCGAGG GTATTTATACATTACCGATTGGTCTGAAACAAACCCCAAAGTTGCAAGAACATACTTGGACGGCACAAATTGGAAG GTTCTCTTTGATCACACGGTTGTGGGTTGGCCCAATGGCATCACAATAGACTTCCAGACGGAACGCATCTTCTTCGCTGATGCCAAGCTAGATTACATAGCCTCTGCTGACTTAGACGGACAGTCCATGAGGAAAATAATATCTGATAGT GATAAGGTTATTCAGCCATTCGCTGTTGGCGTATACAAATCGCTCCTCTTCTGGGATGATTGGCAGGTGCATCAGGTTCTGCAGGCTGACAAAAATTTTGGCTGGGGCATTTCCACAGTTGGCAATATGAGCCGGAGTGGGCTGGTTGACCTGAAAGTATTTGGCCATTGGTCGCAACAGGGGTCTAATGCTTGCAC aAATAATACACAGTGCCCATACCTCTGCATGGGTCGTCCAAATAACCAGTTTGCTTGCCTGTGTCCTCAAGGCATGAAG ATCACCCGAAAAGGATTAATTGAGACATGTTCTTGTCCCGATGGCTCACCGATTTTGAGTGATGGTACCTGCAAGGCGGAGGAGAACACCTGCCCACACAACTTCTTCAAGTGCAACTCGGGCAGGTGCATTCCGAAGCAGTGGGTGTGCGACTCCGACAACGATTGTGGCGACAACTCAGATGAG GATGGGAAGGAATGTGGCCACAAGTCATGTGAACCACCATCCTGGCAGTGTAAAAATGGCCAGTGCATCGCACAGAGCTGGCGCTGTGACTTCGACAACGACTGCGGCGACCACTCGGACGAGGACGGTTGCCAGTATGCGGAATGCCCGGAAAGCACTTTCAA GTGTGCAAATGGCCGGTGCATTGAGCCCCACTGGAGATGCGACATGGAAAACGATTGCCGTGATGGTTCAGATGAAGTTAATTGCACCTCGTCAGCAAAACCAGGATGCAGAG GAACAGACTTCACCTGTGCCAGTGATGGAAGATGTTTGCCAAACTCTTGGCGATGCGATGGTGACAAGGACTGTGGTGACGGCTCAGATGAGAGCAACTGCATGGACTACACGTGCGAGAAGTGGCAGTTCCAGTGCAAGAGTCAGCAGTGCATCTTCAA GACATGGGTATGTGACGGAGAGTCTGACTGCCAGGATGGGTCAGATGAGACCAACTGCGAGAACGTTACAACCAGCACCATTGAGCCGTTTGTACCGACAGTACCCTCCTTCCCCACGTCAAACCAGAGTTGCTCGGCGCTCATGTTCCGTTGTGAGAACCTGCGTTGCATCCCATTCTGGTGGAAGTGTGATGGCTTAGATGACTGCGGTGATGGCTCTGATGAGGAGGGTTGCGCAATGCCTCATGTTAACGACACTGTTATTAAACCTGCGACGCCTGTACCCCGACCATCAACCTGTCCCTTG GATCAGTTCCAGTGTAGCAGCGGTGAGTGCATTTGGGAAACGTGGGTGTGCGACAAGGACAACGACTGCCCTGACGGTGAGGACGAAAAGAACTGCCACCAGTTTAACACTTGCAGTCTGCAGTCCGAGTTCAAGTGCAGGTACTCGGGTGGATGCATATCAAGTGGCTTGAGGTGTGATAGCAAGGAGGACTGTGCTGATGG ATCGGATGAAGAAGGGTGTCAGTCGTTGAAGCCCGAGGTGACTCAATGTCCAGATGGATTCTTCATTTGTGACGGAGGTAGCTGCCTTGAGTTATTCAAGCGCTGCAACGGAAAACAAGATTGCGTGGACCTTAGCGATGAGAAGAACTGTTCAACGGATACGCAG GCATACCAGGTGACAGATCTCACAGTGAAAGAGTTGACTAACGTGTCTGTGAGTGTGAAGTGGAGTGTAAATTTACCTGGAAACATCGAATACCAGCCGTCGATCATCGTTAAAGCAGCATTAGGAAACCACAATGCTTGGCAGAATAAGACGTGGACTGAAAATACa ACGTACACATTCTCTGGGCTAGAACCATACACAGAATACATAGTGAAAGTGTACATCCGCGAGAAAAACACATCCAAGATCTTCCCTCCAAGCAAGACCAAGATCATCCACACGGAACAAGGAA TTCCCAGCCCCCCCTTCAACGTTGAAGCAGAACAGATCAGATACGATCTTGTGATCACCTGGATGCCCCCAATTCATCCCAATGGACCTATCAATATGTATCATGT GTATATGTTCCCTCCAAACCCAGCGCGTGAAAAACAGATTTTAGGCAATGTAACGACTTACACAGTCCCGTCGTCCTATCTTGAAAATGGAACGATTGTGTGG GTGACGGTAACGAATGGAGCCTACACAAGTGAAGCAAGTGAAAGGAAGAAGGTCATCCTGCAGTCCACAGAAACTCAAGTGGCCATTGCCATAGACAGTATGACCCCAACAAGTGCCATCATCTCCTGGGATGCTGTGCCAGGCGTAGATGGCTACATGGTCTCGCATAACCAGCCGGAGAATAAATTGCTCTCCGGTGATGTAGTCGAGAACACCACGACAAATCAGATGCATG TGCGAGGTCTTGCACCAGGACAAACGTACATCTTCAATGTAACTCCGTTCAAGGATAAAATCCTGTGGCCTGTGAGCCCCATTGAAGTCAGAACTCCAGGTGATGCATTAAAAGAAGTCACATCATTGCAAGCACAAGTCGTGAAAGACATTGGCACCACAGTTAAACTGACTTGGTCTGAACCACCTTATAAAACTCGCAAG ATTGCCTGGGACTATCGTGTAGTGTGGGGAAAGAGCCCCAGCGAGCTCAAGAACGGCAAGAATGTTCAGCTGACCAATGCCACGTCTATCATGATCGACAAACTGGATGCCTGCGAGACGTATCACATCGCTGTCATGCTGGGAGGCCCCATGGGGATAGGGCCAGCGACAGTGAAACAg GTGCAGACACTCGCTGACCCGCTTTCACCACCCAAGAACTTGAAAGCCCAGAGAACGAGTCACGACAACAAGACCATGGTGATCACGTGGGAACCAGCCTGTCAGCAGCTTTTAGAATACAAGTTGCAGTACCTG CTCACAGTCAGGGATGTCCTCTTTAACAAGACTTCATACTATGAGCTCCCCAGTAAGAAGACTATGATCCAGACCCACACCATTGAATCACACTGGGGTGGCAAGTATCTAATCACCGTTCAGAATTCGCAGCCCAGTGCCCGTCCAACTCCACCTGTTGTCATTAATGGTCCCATGATCCCCCCGCCATATGAGCTCACCTACAACCCAAGTGATAACTCGTTCTTCTGGAAAAGGAGCAGGAATTTCCCACAGGAAATGACAAACCAGAC TTCTTCCTATGTCCTTTATGTCTCAAAGAACATGAACATGAGTGATGCTACTGCCCATCCATGCAGTACCCCTCCTGTAAAAGTGGATAGCCTCTCACCTGGAGTCATCTACTATGCCACTGTGGCTTACAAAGATGTTGATGGGTATCTGTCACCACAGTCACACCCCATAAGGCTGGAGAAACCCATAG GTGACAAAATTGTGCTGTCACAAGGCAGTGTGGTTGGTGTCGGTATATCCGTGTTCCTGGTCGTGGTGGCGCTAATTGTGGTTGTAGGGGTACTTGGAGTCAGACATCGACGCTTAGCAAGGTCTTTCTTAACCTTTGCAAACACCCACTATGATCGCTCTCAAGGGACAACGCTCATCACCACGGACCATAACTTGG ACGAAGATGACGATTCTCCCATGATCCGTGGATTTTCCGACGACGAGCCCTTGGTGATAGCCTGA